The Delphinus delphis chromosome 11, mDelDel1.2, whole genome shotgun sequence DNA segment catatacatcatatataatatatatgtatgacttacatatatgcatatataatttttatatatgtatatttatatatatataaattatttcacttttagtcatataatttttattcttagaaCCCATAACATTTCAGGTATGACATTCCAGGAGATCAAAAAATAGGACTTACCCCTGATTTACCtataatttacaaaaattttaaccTGATGCTGTAACTGAAACAGCTGTAATTTCACACAGAGAAGTACGTTTGTATATACCAAGGTAAATCATGTGAATTATACTGGCTATAATTTGGCATATTAAAGCTATGGTTTAAAATAcatgtgtggatgtgtgtttCTATCTGATTTCCACTATTTAATTTAAAGTATGTGTTTCCATCACCACTGTAACCCCTGGAGCTCACATTACTATAAGGACAATCATTTGATATTAGACATAGCAGATTTACCTGCTGTATTGCTAAGCATATGCTGCACTgtattacatttaattatttagaTCTGTCTCCCCACTGACCCAAGAACTGCTTAGGGCTTAGTGTAGTTATCATTGTATTCTCAGTACCTACCTGGCGCCTGGTTTCTACCAGGTGCTAGATGAACTTTTGACAtttagtgaataaataaacaaattagtgAACTAgctaaaaacaaaatctcaaatGGTGATAAGTAAAAGGAAATTTGTAAAGTTCCAAATGGTGGTAAGTAAAAGAAAACGTGGAGAGTTTCAAATCAtgaggattttattttgtttaaagagCTGACAAATACCTTCTTTTCAGGAGATATTGTTTCAAAATTTCCGTTCTCCTTCAAatgatttctttgttttggttcTTTCACTGGAGATAAAcccttaaaatttcttttgtattCAGTTTCATGGATGAATGAGTTACCTTTGAATTGTGGAACGAATTTGCTTTTATTGtggaaaaccttaaaaaaaaattactttagtttagttttttgttAAATATACAGAACTTCTTCAATTGCTTAAAAAATTTCACATATGAAGTTGAATCATAGGatacaaaaaagggaaaattatataCGACTGTAATTTCATTTCACATGTCTAATTAACATCCattgcaacaaaagcaaaaacaaatgggattgcatcaaactaaaaaacttctgtacagaaaacaatcaacagagtgaagagACAGCATattgagtgggagaaaatatctgcattcATCTCATAAGGggtcaatatttaaaatatttaaggaactcaactcaacagcaagaaaacaacccaattaaaaaatgggcaaagaggcataaaaacagacatatagatcaatggaacagaataaggagtccagaaataagctcacatgtatatggtcaattaacttatgacaaaggagccaagaacatacaatggcgaaagggtctcttcaataaatggtgttgagaaaattggacagctacacacaaaagaatgaaaatggaccACTGTCTTGtgccatacataaaaattaactcaaaatggattaaagacttgaatgtaagccctgaaacaataaaacttctggaagaaatcaTAGGCTAAGatccttgacatgggtcttgaTGATggttttttggatttgacaccaaaaacaaaggcaaccaaagcaaaaataaacaagtgggactacatcaaaccaagacacaatattttcaaatcatatatctgataaagagttaatattcaaaataataaagaactcataaaactcaattaaaaaaaagcaatctgattaaaaatgggcaaaggaacttttttccaaagaagacatacaaatggccaacaggtacacgaacaggtgctcaacatcactaatcatcaaggaataAACCAACATCAGTGAGATTTCACCTCacatgttagaatggctattatcaaaaatacaaatggtaacaagtgttggcaaggatgcagagaaaagggaaccccggtccaccgttggtgggaatgtaaattgatatggccaTATGGAAAGCAGTAtagagggtcctcaaaaaatttaaaatagatccagcaaccccacttctaggtatatatccaagggaaatgaaatcagtatctcaaaagatatctacactcccatgttcattatagcattattcacagtagccaagatatggaatcagtctaagtgtccatggacagatgaatggataaagaaaatgtattattattcagccttaaaaaaaaaatcctctcacttgcaacaacatgcatgaacctggagaacatatgctaagtgaaatgagccaggcacagaaagacaaatactgcattatatgatcccacttatatgtggaatctaaaggaactcatagaagcagcaaatagaatggtggttgccaggggccagggaccagggggtgggagaaatggggagatgctggtcaaagggtacaaagtttcaattATGCAGGATAAATAATTATGGAGATCTGAAGTACAGCATGtatgtagttaacaatactgtattatgtacttaaaatttgctaaaaggatagatcttaagtattctcaccacacacacaaaaaatggtaactacatgaggtgatagatgtgttaattagcttgattgtggtaatcatttcagaatgaatacatatgtcaaaacttcaCATCGTAcatcataaatatataattttttgtcaATTAGAGCTCAGTAAAGCTGGAGAGAAAATCCAAAGGTCAACTTTCTCTACTCATTACTATGTTTTGAATAATAGTTATTGTAATCAAATAATGCTTAAGCCAAAAGAAATAATGAACCATATCTTTTCTCCCCCAAGTTCCCCACCCCCCTATTAGTTTGGTAGTGAGAATAGTAAAATAGGCAgattttaataataagaaaatacacaTTAGCTTTACAAAGCAACTCTGTTGTCagctctgcagggtttttttcctccttgacatgaattttttttcctcctacaaCAATAAAAAAGTCTTAACGTTTTGAATATCTGACATATGCATTTGCTCAggttttttcctttgcttatttttagcttaaagcaaggaaaaaaagaggtaattatcatgtctctatttttaaatgttttcttttatccttaatatttcataatatggTTTCCATTTCATGGTCTATTACCACTGATTACAGAGAAAGCAAATAGAAAGGATATGGAGTTCAAATAAGGTATATTATTGCTTCACAACGCTGCATAAGACACCTTCATACAGATCACAACCAAACAGTATATCTTTTTAAGTACAGTATAACCTCAAGGACTCTTCTGCCAAAAATTGTTCTGACTCTTTTACATATTAATATGACATCCTTTCAGAAAACAGGTGTCTGATAAAACAGAACGGAACAGCTCCTTTAGAGGTTCCCTATCAACAAGCTTTGAAAGTTTCTGTCACAGAGCTCTTCAATCCACAGACCCGAAAACTGATATGCTTTCAACTAACAAAGAGCATTTGCTTCcaaaaaaaattctctgaaacCCTCACTAATGAAAGCAATAAAGCTAGTAGTGAAGGTATTGCTagtgatttattttatgttatactTCTGATACTATCAAAAGAACGTTTCTACATAATGCTTTCACTGAAGTATGCAGAAGTTGTCAATAGGGCTTTGATTTGAATCACCTCTACCTTAAAGGTAAGATATTCTACAAAAATTGAACAGTCATGATTTTTAGGCTGTAAGTAATTTTGTAGGTACACTTTCTATCCAACAACACTTGTGAGCCAGCAAAAGAAGTACTGATTCTATTCACTAGGTTTATAAAGGGTATGTAttgatttatgttattttatgtgttcctaaaatgttatataaatttcagttttttaaaaactgaataacaAGTAAGCAAGCCTAAAGCTGCTACAATTTGTAGGATAACACTGGTACTATCTTAGTGTAAGATGACATGTTATTGTCTTGCTGAATCTAATTATCCTCTTGGTCCTTATGGGTGTATAAAGTATATAGgtgagtgagaaagaaaagactAAGCTGTCATGAGCCTTTGGGGATATTCTAAATGGAAGTATTTCCTACCTAAGCCTAGGAGTATGGTTAAGAACATAAATGAGCTAAGAACTGTATGGAGAATTCTAGTAGTAAAACAACAGAGTATATATTAGTAATGGTAGTCTAATACTAAAATTGTGTGAGGATACAATGAAACCTAATATCACATTTAGTTACCATTATAGcttttgaatttataaatataGTTAAACTGACAATTCCTATCACTGCTCATTTGATATAAGGACAAAATTATATATCTTGCATCACTTTCAACCTATTTtgtacttattaaaataaatatccaatgCAGTTACACCTTTCTTAGAAGACAGAAAACATGCAATATATTagtcaacaaaattcaacatttcaGAATACAATCAATTTAAcaactttttaataaataaaaaaaattcacagcatGCAAAAACTTACCAGTCCTCAAGTTTTCATTACCCTGTCTCATATTTAGTATATGTGATGGATCTGGCAACAATGATCATCAGTAGCCTAGGACAGTATAATATTACTACTATAAATCAGAAGTAATAGGATGATTTTAGCAAAACTCTCATTTTCACGTTTCTAGAACCCACCTTCAGGCCTTCTTAAGTATCTAATTTCTTTCAGTTCTTAGTTCTATGTAAATCTGCAACACTAGATTAGATGATATTCCTCAAAAATGTATTGCATCCATTAAACTACCTGATTGGCTGCAAAAGCTGAAGTAGTTTCTTTAGGGGTCTTCCAAACAAACTGCCTTTGATATTCAGAATTTCTCAAGACATTATGTGAAGGAACAACAGTCAGTCCAGCTTTTTTCTGTAGAAGTCTATCCAactgttagggaaaaaaaaaaatccaactcaaagttattaaaaatttctattcaaactttttcttttttttaactgtggtaaaaaACATAGAACATAAAactctaccctcttaacaaattctTAAGTGTACAGTAAGGTATCATTAACTATATGCACATCGTCATACAGAAACCTTTCTTTAATTGTTAATCTTCCTTTAAATTGTGAAACTCTTTAAAATTCCCTTAATACCATCAAGGAATTATTGTGCATCCCAGCAAAAGATAACatttctctcattgcttctcggccttttggctaagatcaagtgtagataacatttctcagtcccttcctacCAATTATGCATAAGTGAATATATTACTAAGAAACAACAGCACATTACCTCGTCCACAGCTTGCTTTGGGGAcaccccttcccctgcccaccAGACTTACATGTCACCTTCCTTGATTCCCATGCCCCCTGGTCTTCCAACACTTCTAAATGCCTCTCCGTGGTTCCAGTCAGCGGTGGACATGAGATGGGGAGGAAGCAGTAGAGTGGAGAAAAATGGGGAAGCAGTGAGGCGTCTGCACGGGTCCCTGCAGCCTCTGCTTATGTGCTCGCAGGGACCTGCCGCAGGCCAGCTGGGACATAAGAGAGCAGAACTGCAAGATCTTTTGAGATCTAGCCAGACCTCTCCTTCCTTTTGCATTTTGTCAATTGAGACTCTGTTTTTTCTGCTAGTACACAATAAGAAATTGAAAAGGGCCTAGGTATAAGTCAGCTCACCATCCCTGCCAGAGGTAATGGCCtactccctttctctgtctcaaCTTGATCTGTCCCTTAGGACTCAGGTGCTGATATATGATAAATAAAATCCAGAGGCAGGCTGTGTACCCAACGAAGGGATATCTTAGTAAAACCAGTACAAAATGGCAACTATTAAGAAGAGAACTAAGTCATAATAACTAAAGTCAACAGCCTCTTATCAACTCTTCTACAGACACTggacaagaaaacaaataatggaAAAATTTAAGCACAAAATGTAATATTACTGAAATGATGATGAAATTTACAAAGAATTCTATGCTTCTGAAAGGAAATACAGTGAATATACCTACCCCACCATCTATGTTTTCTGAAAGAAGCTTGGTAGAATGTTCCAGCTCCACATTTTCATTAACTGGTACATGATTTGCTACTATAGCCTCCTTATTTTCCACAATTTCTGAAGCCCCTTCAGCTCTGGAGTCTGCAGAGTGAGATCTGGTTCTCTTGGGAACCCTGGAGGCGTCTAGTGCAAGAACCCTTTCTTGGTTAACATCttctttttgttctggttctggtGTTCTGGGGGCTTCGGGTTCTGGTGATACAACCACAGCGTTCTCTGAGGTAGCTCCATTCCACTCAAGAGATTTTGAAATCTGTGGGTCATGGTGAGGGACTCttcttttggaaataaaactTGGCTCTTTTGTGATTCCTacaaaatataatatacaaaaatagCAGATACCAAAGCATCAAGCTACAAAGACAACTTTTAATCACATGTATGAGAggagaaatggaatttaaaattcagttgagATACACAATATCCTTCCAGTTACGGGATTAAAAAAAGTACAGTTTTTCCACATaatatctttaattttgttttaaagaaatattaaacgtttgaccataatttttaaattgaggtcaCAATGTTCGAGTTATCCTAACACAAGTTGCTAGAATCACAACGTGATGGACCTGGCAAGCCAGGTGGAATGTGTTGCCTCCGTTTCTAATTACTTTCCTGTGCTACTTTACAGAACAAAGGGCCCTGGTGCTGTCAAAATTTGGAACTTTTCACAAAGCTTCTCTTATGTACAGCAGACCAAGATGAGAAGGGGTGAGATGTCAttatgctggatcttagttctaCATTTGCCTTGAGTTCCTGAGAAGTAAAGAGAATGAACCCTTTTGACAAGACCTAAGATACTATTTCTCTATATTTCTGTCTGGCAAGCAAATGTCCAAAAACTTAACCTTCTACCCAGGTAAGAGGAGCTCTGTGGAATGACAGTCACTGAGATACTGCCCTAGTTTGGAgccattctttaaaaagaaagaagacagtgcAGGGTGGGGTAGAGAAGAAAGATTAAgaatggaagagaagggaaggtagACAGACAACCTGGCATTAGGTAAAACCAGAGTCCTTTAGCCTCTATCATGGATGTTCTGGCCATCAAACCCAGGGTCCCCACCCTTACAAGTCTGCCCTAGACCATGGTCTCCAaactgggtgcatatatatctgGAGGCACAGAAAGACATTCTGTGGGGGGGCAGGAGCAGAAATGGGCAGCTTAAGGGAATCACTTTCCAGATCCTAACTTCCATGTGTGCTACTTCCTGACAGCCTAAGGGCTGCATCTGCcatctgtagtttcctttctcaCCACTCCCTTCATAATCACCCTCTTCCCACTTCATACAAGAAAGACACGCCTCTCAACCACCCTATGGAATAAAAAAATTGTCATAGGTGGGGAGGACAAACAAAGGAACAATTCAAGAAAGCACAACTCCTGAGGAAGAGTATTTGACAGAAAGCAACAAAGGCAGAGATTAGAAATAACAAAAGAACAGTGCATTATTCTATCCAGCACAACACCTTTTCCATCTACCTATCTTAGAATTAAAATTCAGGGTGTAAGATAGTCATTATGTGAAATGCATATATGCATATTAATGCATTTATGTGGaccaaaaaataaagtcagactTTTTTCTCACAGAATAATTCTAATTTACATGATTAGTTTTCTAGTGAGGACTGACTTTACCAATTAAATGATGAACATTTACCATAAACTGAGCTCAATCGCTAGCtccaaaattttaacaaaagacatGTAAAACATATACACAATATTCAATATGCTAGAAATCATATCCTTTGAAACTATTCATTACACTTTTGataaaaaagaacttaaatatCAACTTTAAAATGTGAACAGAGATAAGagtttctaaattcttttagcgGGTATGAAAGCACAAAAGCTTGAAGACCACTGCCCCAGACTTCTCTTTAACACAGAGCAGGGCTGCTGGAAGaagagcaaaatgaaaagagaagattCTCAAGTGGTCCACCCTTGTCTCCTAGCACGGTGGAAAATACACTATGAGGAAAAATAAGCACAGAACGCCCAGCCAGCCTTCGGTAACACCGCTGCTGTTCTTTCCTGGCCCCCACCTCCCTTTCTGAGCAACCTGGAGTTCtcactctgcccctcccccttaccTCCCTGTTAACAGGCCTCCCCCTAGACCATTCCTTCCTCACAAGGTACCATACTCCAAAGTGGCTCTGCTCCCGCAGTCTCATTTCATCACCCCTACCCTCACATGTAGCTGATCCAAGCTAAAATGTTACATGGGGGCAACTATGTGGTTAACCAATGCCCCGTGTCATAACATCCCTCAAGGCCCTCAGTGGGCTAGCTACATTTTGAGAGATTTATGTTGGGATTCTTAATCTAATGGAGCCTCGAATCTGTGGAGTTTCTGGTCATTCGGAGAGTATTATGAGCACCACCCTGCCCAAGATGCAGTGACACCCAGTCTTTGAAGCCAGGCTCTGGGCAAAGGGTCCTGACAATTCAGAGGAATCCTAAAAGAACCACCCACTCTCATCCACTTTTCCCTTTGTTCTCCAAACCTAATCCTGGAAACACTCTCATCTTACTAATTTCCCAGGCTTGCCACCCCACATGCAAGTCTTTCTTCTCCTGGCTTCAAACATCTAAGTTGGAGGAACTTATATACTACACATCTGGCACTCTCACACATGTCACAGGTTGGGCACCAAGCACTCATCTGTATATATGCACCTAGCCCTTAAGAGGAACATCTCATTTCATCCCTCCTAGGAATCCTGTGCAATGGGCTTCCCAACTCCCACTTGGTGAAACAGGCCCAATTTGCccgaagtcacacagcaaatgtggattcaaacccaggtttattcattcattcaaaaatgaagTTTAATAAACTCCAGAGTATGCCAAGGCCCTGTGTCATGTACTAAGCAGGTggtgaagacagacagacagagcccTGCTCTCAGAGATCTTATGTTCTAGTGAGGGAGAATTAAGCAAGCAGGTTGAATGGAATCAGTCTGTCTCTTTCCCCCTCTACCACACTCTGGGAAGCCTTAGCCGAGGGTTCTAACTTCCCTGAGATACAGGGAGGAAGCATGTGTGATGACAAGAACATGGCCTCTGAACTCACAGGCTTTGAACAACACAGACTTGATTTCAAATCATGGTTCTGTCACTTATGAGTGTGAACCTTGGGCAAACTGCTTTATCTATCTAAGCTTCCATTCCTCAAGACCTTGGGAGTACCCCTCCCCACACTTGTCCACACTCAGCTTTCATGTCTCAGCTCCAATATCACTTCAAATaagcctttcctgaccactgATTCTAAAGTGTATTCCCTCCAACCCACCCCTCCTTCCAGTTATCTATCACACCAGCCTACAATTTTATATAACAACCTGAAATCCCCTGGTTTTTTTATTGAGTTACTTGTTTACTGTTTTCCCCACAGTTAAGGGTCTTTGTCTGGTTCAAAGTTATATCCCTAGAAGAGGGGAATAGTCATGGCCTACAGtaaaccctcaataaatatttgttaaacaaacgAGTAAATCAACCAGGCCAACTGAACAATGcttcacaaaatttttttttttttttttttttttgtggtacacgggcctctcactgttgtggcctctcccgttgcggagcacaggctccggacgcgcaggctcagcggccatggcccacgggcccagccgctccgcggcacgtgggatcctcccggaccggggcacgaacccgtgtcccctgcatcggcaggcggaccccaaccactgcgccaccagggaagcccacttcacaaatttttaataaatcattttgcAAACTTGACCCCGAGGTTTATTCAACTTATAATGACTACTAGCTGTTCAACTTACCTAATTGATCTGATCTAAGTCCAGCCCATGGGTACCTTCTCCCCAATGAGGAATTACAGGACTCTGACAAATATGACTTTTTCCACAGAAAGTTTCTCTGGTATTCACTCAACCCCTGTAATGCAAAGTACAATTTGAGTAAAACGTAATTAATGAAAGTTGTTTTAAGGTAGACATCAGTAAAAATCATTTCTGAACCTCTAAAAAGAGTTGAAAGACTTAAGACTGATAATTAAACACAGAAGAGGTCCTTAATAATAGCTCCCAACATTGACCCAGCCCTGTGCTACCAGTTCATAGTGTTATatccttaatcctcacaaccacttgAGACAGATGTTACAAGGattctgaggctcagagtggctACCCTTTTGCTggttgtctgattccaaagcctgagGTCTTGTCTGATAATGGGTGGCAATCTAAATCCTCATCACTATAATTATCCTAACTAACGAAGTTCTCACCGAGTACACAATATAATATAGTATGCCTAATCCCTTTAGAAGTTTTGTAAAATCAACCAAGAAAAGCCAAATTCCCTCCCATTCTGGATGCAAACCCTCAAGATAAAAGAAGACAGTCAGGGCTTGTGGAACACTGTGGTCAACTGTTATGTTGAAGGGTGCTTGACCATGACAGCTACCAGCTACCTGGAACTATTAACAAACCTTAAACAAATGCACAATTGTGAAGAATGTGTATTTCTTATACCCTGTCTTTATCTTGTCAGGGTCCCATTTCTCAAGCCTTTAAAAGACATAACACACTTTAAAGTTTTAAAGGGAAGGGGTGTCAAAAGCTAAGCTGTGATGTGGTCCACAGGTGTCCCAATCTGAAGCCACCGTAGTTCCCATTATAAAGTGCCCTCCATCTACACGCCTCTGagctctccccgcccccacccacccaAATAAATCCACCTCAAACCATCTAACTATTCCACTCGGCAACTCGGAAGTGAGTGTGAGCGGAGAGGGGGCTAGGTAAGAGGACAAGAGCAGCATCCTCTAGGATGGTTACAGGCAGGATCGGGAGCTGACAGGCTCAGCAGGGCCGAGGGGCGCGGCCCAGGAAGCCAGTGAGGCTCCGGCGCCCTGCACCCGCCCTGTCCAGCTCCCCCCATCAAGCTTCGGCCCCCGGGGACCCCGGCCTCACCTTGAAGCGCACCGGCATGTCGCCCGGCGCTGGAGCCCCAGTCACTCCGACAGTTAATGAGACAAAAAGCCCGGAGGGGGCGGGGCGACAACAGGAGGTTCCCTAGCAAAAGCCTCGGCCCAGCGTCCCCGACTACGCGCCGGCGCACTCCGCGCTTGTCGCCTTGAGCCGTGTCGCTCTGCCTTTCCCCGCCCATTCTGAAGACTGAAAACCAGTAGAGACTCGGAGAGCCCCGCACCGTCATTAAGAGTCGACCAATCAGTGCTGGAAAGGAGAACGCCCGCCTCCCCAGCCAAATCCCGGGGATTGATAGAGATGGCGGGCGGAAGGCCGGCCAATGAGGCTCTCGGGCCCGGAGTGGGCGGGGCCCCGCGGGAGCTTCGTCCTGAGGAGAGCTCGACGGCGTCTGCTTTGTCGCGTCCTGCGCACCAATGGGTCTGCGTGCCGCTGGGATTCGTGAGTCGCCGGCCTCGCTGGACCCAGGTTCTTCACGTCATAAAACAGGAAGGTGTGTTTTTAGTTCCAACATGTATGACAGAACGGAGTGTTTCTTtgtatgaaatgaaaatattcaggTCTGTTCTTTAGAATATCAATTCCTGCCACCGACAACCGTGCTACACTATTTACTGTCACGTCAAAAGGAAGAggccagaaaataaatatggCTGACAGGCCAAAAAACTTTTTTACTGAATCTTGATAGACAAACTGCTGACTTCCCAGTGATGTTCTTGCCTCCcacaacccccaccccaccccgcctccgCCCCAAAAGATGTACATGTAGCTCCTAGATTAGGAAACGTTCGTTAATGATGCTTGTGAGTCTCAGCTTCCAAGGTTTCAGCCTTGTCTCTCCTCtcaccctttttaaaaataaaattccacttGAATTTTACAGATTTTTGCCATCATCAGTATATCTTGAGATTCTACCATTGACAGAACACTGTGCTGACCCTGGCGATGGAAAAGTCATAAATTGTCCAGATAGTTCTCTAATATGCTTGGGGAGAATgaacatatatttattcaatacTATTGTACAATGTATCATGTGCTAAATTTCCAAATGAGAGGTATGAATGATAAACGAATTGGAGGAAGGAGTCATCCCCAAGGTCAGAGATGGTTAGAAAAAGCCTCAGGAAGAAATATTCAGACTTAGCCTTGAAGTTTAGAAGAACTGAAATAAGTAAAGAGGAAAATGGGACAATCAAAGGGCAGATGTCTGAATGGAATGCTGCCAGGCTTTTTCCAGAACAATGAATGCAGTTTCATTTTACTTCTGTCATTTGTTGACTGAAGAAAAGGATACCCTCTTTTAAACTTTCAAATATTATTAATCCTTTCTGCAGAGGCTTGTCTTCTGAATCCTAATTGATGTCTCTGTTCTTCTTCATCATCACTGAGAtacttaaaatttcatttgaaggAGCCATCTGATATATGAAACAAAGAGAATATTAAATTAGTCCCTATGCAGCCATGCATCCAGAGGGCCCTTGATAAATGTTAATTGGTGATGACAGCATCTCTGTCGTGTAAATTAAGAATGGCACAAACACACAGTGGAACATAAAACAAAAGTCCTCTGCAGGAAAGCAGCCCAGATCTTACAGGATAGGAAAGACACAGATCTGGTTGTACACAAAGCTTTGTTACCACATAATGCTAAGGTGAAATCAGTAGAAGTAAGTATACAGAATGTAGCCTGTCTGCCAAACAAGGGCAATGATAACTATAGTCGAGCTCTGCTGAGCAGGGAACAAATGTCAAGAAAACCAAACAGCAGATGGTAAAAAATGACTTAGTCACAACCTGAGTTTGCTGAGATGTGTTATAAGGACTCAAGGAAGACGAATagtttactttgttatttttaagaaaagcctATTTCAGTTTATGAGCCAAAGATGTAGAAATGAAAAGAGCGACAGTGTTGCTAAAGGAGAGTTTTGTGGCCTGTGTTTTACCAGCTCCTAACACTCTCCACTACTGTAGGCAGCAGACCCGGTACCCCACAAAGTTCCCCCCAAGTGTTCTGGAGAGTGCCTAGGAAGTGTCTCACATGTGCTTACAGCTACCACATATAGTTTGCCCAGCAGCACTGCCACTTCTTCGAATAGCCACACATCTCTAGGTGTCACTCTTCTTGCTGGCCGCCAACATTTCCTGTGGCCTGAGTTACCACAGGCGCAGCATGGAACCTCCTTGGGCTATTCAACCCTGGTGGGAATCTGTGGCAAATCACCTCCGTACATTTTTTGTGTTACCCTCTATTGAATGAGTACCAAAGTGTCTTACA contains these protein-coding regions:
- the MDM1 gene encoding nuclear protein MDM1 isoform X3; this translates as MPVRFKGLSEYQRNFLWKKSYLSESCNSSLGRRYPWAGLRSDQLGTQGKCRTKIQHNDISPLLILVCCT